One segment of Mycolicibacterium baixiangningiae DNA contains the following:
- the tatA gene encoding Sec-independent protein translocase subunit TatA has protein sequence MGGLQPWHWVIVIAVFVLLFGAKRLPDAARSLGKSMRIFKSEVKEMQAEGKTDNPPATPIASERVTPADPTVTAEQSDKRPA, from the coding sequence TTGGGCGGTCTACAACCCTGGCACTGGGTTATCGTCATCGCGGTGTTCGTGCTGCTGTTCGGCGCCAAGAGGCTGCCGGATGCGGCCCGCTCGCTGGGCAAGTCCATGCGGATCTTCAAGTCCGAGGTCAAGGAGATGCAAGCGGAAGGCAAGACGGACAACCCGCCGGCCACGCCGATCGCCTCGGAGCGCGTCACCCCCGCTGATCCCACGGTCACCGCCGAGCAGTCCGACAAACGGCCGGCCTGA
- a CDS encoding helix-turn-helix transcriptional regulator codes for MSAVSTRLVRLLNMVPYFQANPRITYAEAASDLGVTVKQLQDDLNQLWMCGLPGYGPGDLIDFEFSGDTIEVTFSAGIDHPLRLTSPEATGVLVALRALVDVPGMVDPEAARSAIAKIEQAAGTAGQDIGDAVTAVDEPAPAESEAATAVRTAVRNARALMIEYYSASHDMLTSRVVDPIRVILVADHTYLEAWCRSAEGVRLFRFDRIVDARVLDEPAVPPPPAVEAGPDTSLFDADPALPSASLLIDRSASWMFDYYPLRVVRELPDGACEAAMTYASDDWMARFVLGFGSAVRVLEPQTLADKVRESAATALLAYEKDPADG; via the coding sequence ATGAGCGCCGTCTCGACCCGGCTGGTCCGGCTGCTCAACATGGTCCCGTACTTCCAGGCCAACCCTCGCATCACCTACGCCGAAGCCGCCTCCGACCTCGGCGTCACCGTCAAACAACTGCAGGACGACCTCAACCAGCTGTGGATGTGCGGGCTGCCCGGCTACGGACCCGGCGACCTCATCGACTTCGAGTTCTCCGGCGACACCATCGAGGTCACCTTCTCTGCCGGCATCGACCACCCGCTGCGGCTCACCTCGCCCGAGGCCACCGGCGTGCTCGTCGCGCTGCGCGCCCTCGTGGACGTCCCCGGCATGGTCGACCCCGAAGCCGCCCGCAGCGCCATCGCGAAGATCGAGCAGGCCGCCGGAACCGCGGGCCAAGACATCGGCGACGCGGTCACCGCCGTCGACGAACCCGCGCCGGCGGAAAGCGAGGCCGCCACCGCCGTCCGCACCGCGGTGCGCAACGCGCGCGCCCTGATGATCGAGTACTACTCCGCCTCCCACGACATGCTGACCAGCCGCGTCGTCGACCCCATCCGGGTGATCCTCGTCGCCGACCACACCTACCTCGAAGCGTGGTGCCGCTCCGCCGAGGGCGTGCGCCTGTTCCGCTTCGACCGCATCGTCGACGCCCGTGTGCTCGACGAACCCGCCGTCCCGCCACCGCCCGCGGTGGAGGCCGGACCCGATACGTCGCTGTTCGACGCCGATCCGGCGCTGCCGTCGGCGAGTCTGCTCATCGACCGGTCGGCCTCGTGGATGTTCGACTACTACCCGTTGCGGGTGGTGCGGGAACTGCCCGACGGTGCCTGCGAAGCCGCGATGACCTACGCCTCGGACGACTGGATGGCGCGCTTCGTGCTCGGCTTCGGCTCGGCGGTGCGGGTGCTCGAACCGCAGACCCTGGCGGACAAGGTCCGGGAATCGGCCGCCACGGCGCTGCTCGCCTACGAGAAAGACCCCGCCGACGGGTAG
- a CDS encoding helix-turn-helix transcriptional regulator yields the protein MATSKVERLMNLVIALLSTRTFITADRIRQVVAGYADSPSDEAFSRMFERDKNELRDLGIPLETGRVSQFDPTEGYRINRDAYALPAVELTADEAAAVAVATQLWESPELVTATQGALLKLRAAGVDVDAADGVAISTATLPGVRGNEETLRTLLQAIDDGQAVQFGHRRDRSEPYTTRTVEPWGVVTHRGRWYLVGHDRDRDAPRTFRLSRIADDVTTIGAPGAVHKPDDIDLREVVRRAVAEWPTGTQARVWVADGRATALRRQAVIEGPMTLGGRTGEVITVEIGMFDQLAREIASYGADAVALEPQSLRDDVIARLTAQATA from the coding sequence GTGGCGACCTCCAAAGTCGAACGGCTGATGAACCTCGTCATCGCGCTGCTCTCGACGCGCACCTTCATCACCGCCGACCGCATCCGGCAGGTCGTCGCCGGCTACGCCGACAGTCCCAGCGACGAGGCGTTCTCCCGCATGTTCGAGCGCGACAAGAACGAACTGCGCGACCTCGGCATCCCCCTGGAGACCGGCCGCGTCTCGCAGTTCGACCCCACCGAGGGCTATCGCATCAACCGCGACGCCTACGCCCTCCCGGCCGTGGAACTCACCGCCGACGAAGCCGCCGCCGTCGCCGTCGCCACCCAACTCTGGGAGTCACCCGAACTCGTCACCGCCACCCAGGGCGCCTTGCTGAAACTGCGCGCCGCCGGTGTGGACGTCGACGCCGCCGACGGCGTTGCTATCTCCACCGCCACCCTGCCGGGCGTCCGCGGCAACGAAGAAACGCTACGCACCCTGCTTCAAGCCATTGACGACGGTCAGGCCGTGCAGTTCGGTCACCGCAGAGACCGCTCCGAGCCCTACACCACTCGCACCGTCGAACCCTGGGGCGTGGTCACCCACCGCGGACGCTGGTACCTCGTCGGCCACGACCGCGACCGCGACGCCCCTCGCACCTTCCGCCTGTCGCGCATCGCCGACGACGTCACCACCATCGGTGCACCCGGCGCCGTCCACAAGCCCGACGACATCGACCTCCGCGAGGTCGTTCGCCGCGCCGTCGCCGAATGGCCCACCGGCACCCAGGCCCGGGTCTGGGTCGCCGACGGCCGCGCCACCGCGCTGCGCCGCCAAGCCGTCATCGAAGGTCCTATGACCCTGGGCGGCCGCACCGGCGAGGTCATCACTGTCGAGATCGGCATGTTCGACCAGCTCGCCCGCGAGATCGCCAGCTACGGCGCCGACGCCGTCGCGCTCGAACCGCAGTCCCTGCGCGACGACGTGATCGCCCGTCTCACAGCGCAGGCCACCGCATGA
- a CDS encoding secretion protein EccK, whose translation MDFGFFWATGVAKDGTILVANSYGIGYIPDNVKLPEGVKMVSADESIPLEERAKWATFPMLALHGWAQHHDVPLRAVVATAEQFDGFDPGAARVILRPDDIPEKGDMAGRSRLEVIAPGAARQLNSVDDAMLGDLLPAAPADTAPPADNSIMLWFEVMKPLMSTSADRGVAHLEAMVNYANHALELALHKAQSATDAAAQRAVIADWVYWQHVSVMSSDAIVVKQ comes from the coding sequence ATGGATTTCGGCTTCTTCTGGGCCACTGGCGTCGCGAAGGACGGCACAATCCTGGTGGCCAATAGCTACGGAATCGGCTACATCCCCGACAACGTGAAGCTGCCTGAGGGCGTGAAGATGGTCAGCGCCGACGAGTCGATTCCGCTCGAAGAACGCGCGAAGTGGGCCACTTTCCCGATGCTCGCGTTACATGGCTGGGCCCAGCATCATGACGTCCCGTTGCGCGCCGTGGTCGCGACGGCTGAGCAGTTCGACGGATTCGATCCAGGCGCGGCGCGCGTGATCCTCAGGCCGGATGACATTCCGGAGAAAGGTGACATGGCGGGCCGGTCCCGTCTGGAGGTCATCGCGCCGGGTGCCGCGCGGCAACTCAACTCGGTGGACGACGCGATGCTCGGTGACTTGCTGCCGGCTGCGCCCGCGGACACGGCTCCGCCAGCCGACAACTCGATAATGCTGTGGTTCGAGGTGATGAAACCACTCATGAGCACCTCGGCGGATAGGGGAGTCGCGCATCTGGAAGCGATGGTGAACTACGCCAACCACGCCCTGGAACTCGCGCTGCACAAGGCGCAATCGGCGACCGACGCCGCTGCGCAGCGGGCAGTCATCGCCGACTGGGTGTACTGGCAGCATGTCAGCGTGATGAGTAGCGACGCGATCGTCGTGAAGCAGTAA
- the pafA gene encoding Pup--protein ligase: MQRRIMGIETEFGVTCTFHGHRRLSPDEVARYLFRRVVSWGRSSNVFLRNGARLYLDVGSHPEYATAECDNLIQLVTHDRAGERVLEDLLIDAEQRLADEGIGGDIYLFKNNTDSAGNSYGCHENYLIVRAGEFSRISDVLLPFLVTRQLVCGAGKVLQTPKAATFCLSQRAEHIWEGVSSATTRSRPIINTRDEPHADAEKYRRLHVIVGDSNMCESTTMLKVGTASLVLEMIEAGVPFRDFSLDNPIRAIREVSHDLTGRRPVRLAGGRQASALDIQREYYSRAVDYLQTREPNSQIEQVVDLWGRQLDAVESQDFAKVDTEIDWVIKRKLFQRYQDRYNMELSDPKISQLDLAYHDIKRGRGVFDLLQRKGLAARITTDEEIDAAVDTPPQTTRAKLRGEFISAAQEAGRDFTVDWVHLKLNDQAQRTVLCKDPFRSVDERVKRLIASM; the protein is encoded by the coding sequence GTGCAGCGACGAATCATGGGGATCGAGACCGAATTCGGCGTGACCTGCACGTTCCATGGCCACCGTCGGCTCAGTCCGGACGAGGTCGCCCGATATCTGTTCCGCCGGGTGGTGTCGTGGGGCCGCAGTTCGAACGTCTTCCTGCGCAATGGCGCGCGGCTGTATCTGGACGTCGGTTCCCACCCGGAGTACGCCACCGCCGAATGCGACAACCTGATCCAGTTGGTCACCCATGACCGGGCCGGCGAGCGAGTGCTCGAAGACCTCCTCATCGACGCCGAACAGCGGCTCGCCGACGAGGGCATCGGCGGCGACATCTACCTGTTCAAGAACAACACCGACTCTGCGGGCAACTCGTACGGGTGCCACGAGAACTACCTGATCGTCCGTGCCGGTGAATTCTCCCGGATCTCGGATGTGCTGCTGCCGTTCCTGGTCACCCGACAGCTGGTCTGCGGTGCGGGCAAGGTGCTGCAGACGCCGAAGGCCGCGACGTTCTGCCTGAGCCAGCGCGCCGAGCACATCTGGGAGGGCGTCTCCTCGGCGACCACCCGGTCGCGTCCGATCATCAACACGCGCGACGAACCGCACGCCGACGCCGAGAAGTACCGGCGGCTGCACGTCATCGTCGGCGACTCGAACATGTGCGAATCCACCACGATGCTGAAGGTGGGCACGGCCTCGCTGGTGCTGGAGATGATCGAGGCCGGGGTGCCGTTCCGCGACTTCTCGCTGGACAACCCCATCCGCGCGATCCGCGAGGTCAGCCACGATCTGACCGGACGGCGCCCCGTGCGGTTGGCCGGCGGGCGGCAGGCCAGTGCCCTGGACATTCAGCGGGAGTACTACTCGCGGGCCGTCGACTACCTGCAGACCCGGGAGCCGAACTCGCAGATCGAGCAGGTCGTGGACCTGTGGGGCCGCCAGCTCGACGCGGTCGAGAGCCAGGACTTCGCGAAGGTCGACACCGAGATCGACTGGGTGATCAAGCGCAAGCTGTTCCAGCGCTACCAGGACCGCTACAACATGGAGCTGTCCGACCCGAAGATCAGCCAGCTCGACCTCGCCTACCACGACATCAAGCGCGGCCGCGGAGTGTTCGACCTGTTGCAGCGCAAGGGTTTGGCGGCCCGGATCACCACCGACGAGGAGATCGACGCCGCGGTCGATACGCCGCCGCAGACCACGCGGGCGAAATTGCGCGGGGAGTTCATCAGCGCCGCGCAGGAAGCCGGCCGTGACTTCACGGTCGACTGGGTGCATCTGAAGCTCAACGACCAGGCGCAGCGCACCGTGTTGTGCAAGGACCCGTTCCGGTCGGTCGACGAGCGGGTCAAGCGGCTCATCGCCAGCATGTAA